From the Theobroma cacao cultivar B97-61/B2 chromosome 2, Criollo_cocoa_genome_V2, whole genome shotgun sequence genome, one window contains:
- the LOC18609023 gene encoding flavonoid 3',5'-methyltransferase: protein MADWFKKTILSSNALQEYVLETSAYPKEHQQLMEIREATIDKYKEWSMMNVAADEGQFLSVLLKIINGKKTMGIGVFTGYSLLTTALALPEDGKIVAIDPDKEAYEVGLPFIKKAGIEHKINYIPSDAFPLLNDLIYCVSAVLTYAINDQSSRKHTSSCSFHCLHGEEDTFDFIYVDASENDCLKFHELALKLVKIGGIIADDNTLFLGSVAKSDKEIMEEPIRKLRNFVIEFNRFITADPRVESSLLSIGDGLTLCRRLY, encoded by the exons ATGGCAGATTGGTTTAAGAAGACCATACTTTCTAGCAATGCCCTTCAAGAG TATGTCTTAGAGACAAGTGCTTATCCTAAAGAGCACCAGCAATTGATGGAAATAAGAGAGGCCACCATCGACAAGTATAAGGAGTG GAGCATGATGAATGTGGCTGCTGATGAAGGGCAGTTCCTCTCTGTGCTTCTAAAGATCATAAATGGCAAGAAAACCATGGGAATTGGAGTTTTCACAGGCTATTCCCTTCTTACTACTGCCCTTGCGTTGCCTGAGGATGGCAAG ATAGTAGCTATTGATCCGGATAAAGAAGCTTATGAGGTTGGACTACCGTTCATTAAGAAAGCTGGAATTGAGCACAAGATTAACTACATCCCATCAGATGCCTTTCCACTTCTAAACGATCTTATTTACTGCGTCAGCGCTGTCTTGACATACGCAATTAATGACCAAAGTTCCAGAAAGCATACTAGTAGTTGTAGCTTTCATTGCTTGCAC GGTGAAGAAGATACCTTTGATTTCATATATGTGGACGCTTCCGAGAACGATTGCCTGAAATTTCATGAGCTAGCACTGAAATTGGTCAAGATCGGAGGAATTATAGCTGATGACAACACCCTATTTTTGGGTTCGGTTGCAAAATCAGACAAGGAAATCATGGAGGAGCCTATTAGGAAACTCAGAAACTTCGTGATCGAATTCAATAGGTTCATAACAGCTGATCCTCGTGTTGAATCATCTCTTCTTTCCATTGGTGATGGTCTTACTCTCTGCAGGCGTCTCTACTAG